One Cervus canadensis isolate Bull #8, Minnesota chromosome 1, ASM1932006v1, whole genome shotgun sequence genomic window carries:
- the MYO19 gene encoding unconventional myosin-XIX isoform X3, which produces MREYHAASQPQTLRPHIFTVGEQTYRNVRSLIEPVNQSIVVSGESGAGKTWTSRCLMKFYAVVAASPTSWESHKVAERIEQRILNSNPIMEAFGNACTLRNNNSSRFGKFIQLQLNGAQQMTGAAVQTYLLEKTRVACQAPSERNFHIFYQIYKGARAEERVQWRLPEGAAFSWLPHPERTLEEDCFEVTREAMLHLGIDAPTQNNIFQALAGLLHLGNTRFADSGNEAQPCPLVNDAQCEGSVRTSALLLGLPEDHLLETLRIRTIRAGRDQQVFRKPCSQAECDTRRDCLAKLVYARLFDWLVSVINSSICATPDSWTTFIGLLDVYGFESFPNNSLEQLCINYANEKLQQHFVAHYLRAQQEEYAVEGLAWSFVSYQDNQPCLDLIEGSPVSICSLLNEECRLNRPSSAAQLQTRIESALTGRPRLGRDRLSPEPSFIVLHYAGPVRYRTAGLVEKNKDPVPPELTRLLQQSQDPLLKVLFPADPEEKSQEEPSGQNRAPVLTVVSKFKASLEQLLQVLHGTTPHYIRCIKPNSQAQAQIFHREEVLSQLEACGLVETIHISAAGFPIRVSHRNFLERYKLLRRLRPATTPGPHGPCLDGGHSEWPPCAEPAMLQGLLQDILHALPAPLHCGRTKVFMTDSTLELLERRRAQVLEQCARHIQRGWRRHRCRTQARQRRAAVLIQAAVRSWLTRKHVQRLHAAATVIKRAWREWRIRMAFLASEELDGVEEKHSSQTSCSPSSSPLPPAQTRLQGAITRLWPLGLALANAAVGMHGFQRKLVVFACLQLPVGSPRSCAVQTAQEQAGVLSIRALPQGSIRFHCRKSPLRYADTCPGPSPDSVTGFNQILLERHRLGHV; this is translated from the exons ACATGGACATCCCGCTGCCTGATGAAGTTCTACGCCGTTGTGGCTGCCTCACCCACGTCCTGGGAAAGCCACAAGGTTGCCGAGAGGATCGAACAGCGCATCTTGAACTCCAACCCCATCATGGAAGCTTTTG GGAACGCGTGCACATTGAGGAACAACAACAGCAGCCGCTTCGGGAAGTTCATCCAGCTCCAGCTGAACGG GGCCCAGCAGATGACGGGAGCTGCAGTTCAGACCTACCTCCTGGAGAAAACTCGAGTGGCCTGCCAGGCCCCCAGCGAGAGGAACTTCCACATCTTCTACCAG ATCTACAAAGGAGCCCGCGCCGAGGAGAGGGTCCAGTGGCGCCTCCCCGAGGGAGCCGCCTTCTCCTGGCTGCCCCACCCAGAGAGGACCTTGGAAG AAGATTGTTTCGAGGTGACCAGGGAGGCCATGCTTCATTTGGGCATTGATGCCCCCACCCAGAACAACATCTTTCAG GCCCTGGCTGGACTGCTGCACCTCGGCAACACCCGGTTTGCTGACTCGGGGAACgaagcccagccctgcccactggTGAACGATGCTCAGTGTGAGG GCTCTGTCAGGACGTCGGCCTTGCTGCTGGGGCTCCCGGAAGATCATCTGCTAGAGACACTGCGGATTCGAACCATCCGGGCGGGCAGGGACCAGCAGGTGTTCCGGAAGCCCTGCTCCCAGGCGGAGTGCGACACCCGCAGAGACTGTCTGGCCAAACTGGTTTATGCACG GCTGTTTGACTGGCTGGTCTCGGTGATCAACAGCAGCATCTGTGCCACCCCCGACTCCTGGACCACTTTCATAG GCCTGCTGGACGTGTACGGGTTTGAGTCGTTCCCCAACAACAGCCTGGAGCAGCTCTGCATCAATTACGCCAACGAGAAGCTGCAGCAGCACTTCGTGGCTCACTACCTCCGGGCCCAGCAG gagGAGTACGCAGTGGAGGGCCTGGCGTGGTCGTTTGTCAGCTACCAGGACAACCAGCCCTGCTTGGACCTCATCGAGGGGAGCCCCGTCAGCATCTGCTCCCTCTTAAACGAG GAGTGCCGCCTTAACCGGCCAAGCAGCGCCGCCCAGCTCCAGACGCGCATCGAGAGCGCCCTGACCGGCCGCCCCCGCCTGGGCCGCGACAGGCTGAGCCCGGAGCCCAGCTTCATTGTGCTGCATTATGCAGGGCCTGTGCGGTACCGCACCGCGGGCCTGGTGGAGAAGAACAAG GACCCCGTCCCCCCGGAACTGACCAGGCTCCTGCAGCAGTCCCAGGACCCCCTGCTCAAGGTGCTGTTTCCTGCTGACCCTGAAGAGAAGTCCCAGGAAGAGCCCTCCGGCCAGAACCGGGCCCCCGTGTTGACCGTGGTGTCCAAGTTCAAG GCCTCCCTGGAGCAGCTCCTGCAGGTCCTACACGGCACCACACCCCACTACATTCGCTGCATCAAGCCCAACAGCCAGGCCCAGGCGCAGATATTCCACCGAGAGGAG GTCCTGAGCCAGCTGGAGGCCTGTGGCCTCGTGGAGACCATCCACATCAGTGCCGCCGGCTTCCCCATCCG GGTCTCTCACCGGAACTTCCTGGAGCGGTACAAGTTACTGAGAAGGCTCCGTCCAGCCACAACCCCCGGCCCCCATGGCCCGTGTCTAGATGGAGGGCACTCAG AGTGGCCTCCATGCGCTGAGCCGGCCATGCTGCAGGGCCTCCTCCAGGACATCCTCCACGCGCTGCCAGCCCCGCTGCACTGCGGCAGGACCAAGGTGTTCATGACTGACTCCACG CTGGAGCTCCTGGAGCGCAGGCGTGCCCAGGTGCTGGAGCAGTGTGCCCGCCACATCCAGCGTGGCTGGAGGAGACACCGGTGCCGCACGCAGGCCAGGCAGAGGCGGGCGGCTGTGCTCATCCAGGCAG CCGTCCGTTCCTGGCTGACTCGGAAGCACGTCCAGCGGCTGCATGCGGCTGCCACAGTCATCAAGCGTGCGTGGCGGGAGTGGAGG ATCAGAATGGCCTTCCTTGCTTCTGAAGAACTGGATGGTGTGGAAGAAAAACACTCATCTCAAACTTCCTGCTCCCCAAGCTCCAGCCCACTGCCCCCGGCTCAGACCAGGCTCCAGGGCGCAATAACCCGGCTCTGGCCCCTGGGACTGGCCCTGGCCAATGCGGCGGTGGGCATGCATGGCtttcagaggaagctggtggTCTTCGCCTGCCTCCAGCTCCCCGTGGGCAGCCCCAGGAGCTGCGCTGTCCAGACGGCCCAAGAACAAGCCGGAGTCCTGTCCATCCGAGCACTGCCTCAG GGCTCGATCAGGTTTCACTGCAGAAAGTCTCCGCTGCGTTATGCTGACACCTGCCCTGGACCCTCGCCCGACAGCGTTACTGGCTTCAATCAGATCCTGCTGGAAAGACACAGGCTGGGCCACGTGTGA